Proteins co-encoded in one Gossypium arboreum isolate Shixiya-1 chromosome 11, ASM2569848v2, whole genome shotgun sequence genomic window:
- the LOC108470257 gene encoding probable prolyl 4-hydroxylase 9 yields the protein MSTSDYTPKAKAKGRAYWHWNTTKTKLDFPAVIVFCCFFFVFGFLFSSLRSQVSGVRQRGRQLLNSVEYELMGHGKTGDDSISVIPFQVISWRPRAFYFPKFATPEQCQHIINLAKPNLAPSKLALRKGESEYPQDVRTSMGTFLSVSDDPTGVLDAIEEKIAKATKLPRTHYEVATFLVYMSEVEGGETAFPFENGLNMDGSYDFKKCIGLKVKPRIGDGFLFYSLFPNNTIDTASLHTSCPVIKGEKWVVTKWIRDQKDFF from the exons ATGTCAACCTCTGATTATACTCCTAAAGCTAAAGCCAAAGGCAGGGCTTACTGGCACTGGAACACTACCAAAACAAAGCTTGATTTTCCTGCTGTTATTGTTTTCTGTTGTTTCTTCTTCGTTTTTGGCTTCCTTTTTTCAAGCCTTCGCTCTCAG GTTTCTGGAGTAAGGCAGAGAGGGAGGCAGCTGCTTAATTCAGTGGAGTATGAGTTGATGGGACATGGAAAAACTGGAGATGATTCTATTTCTGTTATTCCTTTTCAG GTTATAAGTTGGAGGCCGCGTGCTTTTTATTTTCCGAAATTCGCAACTCCGGAGCAATGCCAACATATAATTAACTTGGCAAAACCAAACCTTGCACCTTCCAAATTGGCTTTGCGGAAAGGGGAATCAGAATACCCACAGGATGTTAGAACAAG TATGGGCACGTTTCTTAGTGTTTCTGACGATCCTACTGGAGTTTTGGACGCCATTGAAGAGAAAATAGCAAAGGCTACAAAGCTTCCAAGGACTCACTATGAG GTTGCTACCTTTTTAGTATATATGTCAGAGGTTGAAGGAGGGGAAACTGCATTTCCATTCGAG AATGGGTTGAATATGGATGGAAGTTATGATTTCAAGAAGTGTATAGGTCTGAAAGTGAAGCCACGCATCGGAGATGGGTTTCTGTTTTATTCATTGTTTCCCAATAATACGATCGATACG GCATCACTTCATACCAGCTGTCCTGTAATCAAAGGTGAAAAATGGGTGGTTACGAAATGGATCAGAGATCAAAAAGATTTTTTTTAG